The Halotia branconii CENA392 region CAAAAAACGACCTACTTTCGTAACTCGAAAATCATTTTTGTTTTTAAATATTAGCCCGTTGGCTTCGTTATCCACTAAGGATTTTAACTGTTCCGCATCACTAACCATTGAACGGAACTTCCGAATCACAAAGGGTTGTCCTTGGAGTCCATAGCGTTCTTGAGTGAAGAAAATAGAACCTGGGCTATCAATTTTGATAGCGATCGCTATAGGTATAAACACGATACCTAGAATTACTAGCCCCACCAAGCTTCCTAATATATCCAAAATACGTTTAAACTTTGACTTTACCGAGGAATGAGGTGTAAATTCCAATTCCCAAGCTTTGTAAGTAGCACCTTGAAAGACACTTTGTAATGATGTTTGATACATTTTCTAGCCGAATATTGAGCGACAAGGGTAGAATTACGTAAGCTTCACCTCGACTATAGACTTAAGTTTTATTAACAGTATTAGGTTTTACGGTATATTTACTCGATCTTCATCTAGATAGTGGGGATCATAATATTTTACAAAGTTATTGTAAAGATAAGATAAAGCTAA contains the following coding sequences:
- a CDS encoding sugar transferase produces the protein MYQTSLQSVFQGATYKAWELEFTPHSSVKSKFKRILDILGSLVGLVILGIVFIPIAIAIKIDSPGSIFFTQERYGLQGQPFVIRKFRSMVSDAEQLKSLVDNEANGLIFKNKNDFRVTKVGRFLRSTSLDELPQFWNVLVGEMSLVGTRPPTKDEVIKYTKRHWQRLNVKPGLTGEWQVNGRSQVKDFEQIVDLDLQYQSNWHQFYDLLLIGKTFYIIFGRIGAF